GATTGAGAACGCAGAGTGGTTCCGAGACCCGAAGATCCACTGGGACGGAGCGCGTAATGAGTGGGTGTGTGTGATCGGACGGGCTCGGTACGCAGCGTTTTACACCTCCGCAAACCTGCGGGACTGGAACTGGAAATCCAACTTCGATTACCCGAACCACGCCCTGGGAGGCATTGAATGTCCTGATCTTTTTGAGATGACCGCAGGCGACGGCACGCGGCATTGGGTGTTTGGTGCGAGCATGGATGCATACGGCGTCGATCTGCCTATGACCTTTGCCTATTGGACGGGTACTTGGAACGGCGCGGCGTTCATTGCTGATGACTTAACTCCGCAGTGGCTCGATTGGGGATGGGACTGGTACGCCGCCGTGACTTGGCCCTCCGTCGAGGCCCCCGAAACGAAGCGTCTGGCGATCGCTTGGATGAACAACTGGACGTACGCCGCCCGCGAAGTACCCACAGATGCCTCCGACGGTTACAACGGGCAGAACTCCATGACGCGTGAACTTCGGTTGGAGCGTCAATCCGGAGGTTGGTACAGCTTGCTGAGCTCCCCGGTCGGCGCGCTGCAGGGTTATGTCACCGCCACTACGACCCTGCCCGACCGCACGGTTAACGGCAGCCTGGTACTGCCATGGAACGGGCGCGCTTACGAACTGGAGGTCCACATTTCATGGAACCTGGCCGCTAACGTCGGGGTATCTGTTGGCCGTTCCCCGGACGGATCCCGACATACCAATATCGGCAAATACGGCGATGAGTTATACGTCGACCGTGCGCCTTCAGACCAAGATGGGTACACGCTGGTGCCGTACACTCGGGCCGCAGCCCCTATCGACGCCAACGCGCGGTCAGTCCATCTACGCATCTTCGTGGACACGCAGAGCGTTGAGGTGTTTGTGAACTCGGGGCACACTGTGCTTTCACAGCAGGTTCACTTCGCGGACGGCGATAGCGGCATCTCACTCTATGCGGACGGTGGCCCTGCGAACTTCTCCGGAATCACCATCCGGGAGTTTGGCAATCCGCTGTAGCCGGGCTGTAGCCTGCGGCCGCATGGCTAAGCGCCGTGTGGCCGCGCGTGGGCGTGGTGCCCCGAGCGGACCTTCAGTGAGGATGGCCGAAACCGGTGGACGGCGCGCGGCTCACGCCTGGGGCGGCGGGGGTGGTGTGCTCTGGGCTTGTGCTCGTCCTCGGCGCGCGACGAGGGAAGGAGGGCCAAGGGCAGGATGGTGGCACCGAGCCAGACGACCACACCGATGAGCACTAAAAGGATGGCTGACGTGGGCTCCATGGAATAAGCATAGGCACAACTGCCACCGTTTATAAGTAGCCTGATTACCTTCTCTGGGGGCAGTATTCTTGACAACCCGGGCGTTGCCACCACACTGATCTCATGTACAGGAACAGCCGCGTTTCCGCCCAGTTTTCGGTGTCCCTCGATGGATTTATCGCCCGGGAAGACGACGGAATCGGGCCGTTGTTCGATTGGTATGAAGCCGGAAATGTTGAAACCTGGATGCCCGGCCATCCCGTGCCGTTTCACCTCAGCGAAGCTGATGCCGCCTACTGGAACTCGCTTCCAAGGGAGGGTGCATTCATCTCCGGCAGGCGTATCTTCGATATGACTAAGGGATGGGGCGGACATCCGCCCAATGAGTCACCCACCGTTGTCCTGACGCACCGGGAACCCCCGGCGGATTGGCCACCGGTCCGGCGGGACGGCAAGCCGGTGCCGTTCGAATTCGTCGGAGACCTGGACTCAGCTCTGGAACGCGCGGCCGACCTCGCGGAGGGCAAGGAGATAGGCGTCGCGGGCGCGGACGTTGTGCAGCAGTGCTTGCGCCGCGGTGTGATTGACGAACTCCGTGTAGACCTGGTGCCTGTCCTCCTCGGAAGCGGTATTCGCTGGTTCGAGCACCTGGAAACGGACATCGTGCTGGACGATCCCGTGATCGTTCCGGGAACACGCGTCACCCACCTGAGCTATCAGGTGCGGTCCCGGGATCCGCGCTAACTTCACCCGGGGTTATCCACAACCGGGCAAACAGCGTACGACGGCGGAGCCTCGCCCGCGCTAGGCTGGTCACCTCGGCTGATGCAAGTGGCCGCAGGAACCACAACGCGGAGCCACACTTTAATGTCCGATGACCTTGCCCTGACCGCCCTGGCGGCCTCTTCCTTTTCCTTGCCTGAGCTACGAGAGGGCCAGCTCGCTGGCATGACCGCCCTCGTCGAGAGGCGTGATGTCCTGGCCGTTATGCCCACCGGTTACGGAAAATCTGCTACCTACCAAGTCGCAGCGCTGTACCTTCACAACAAAACGGGCCGACCCGCCGTCGTGGTTTCTCCTCTTATTGCCTTGCAGGAAGATCAACTGGACGGGTTGGCAGAGCACCTGGGTGAGGGAGCCGGCGTCGCCATCAATTCTTCCCGCAGCGATGCGGAGGTGGAGGCAGCCTGGCAGGCCGTAGAGTCCGGCCAAGCAGCTTTCCTGTTCCTCGCCCCCGAGCAACTGTCCAAGCGGGAAACCGTGGAGCGCATCGCCAATCTGGACATCACCATGTTCGTAGTGGACGAGGCACATTGCGTATCTTCCTGGGGCCATGACTTCCGCCCGGATTACCTCGAGCTGGGCCACGTCCGCGAACACCTGGGTAACCCGCCGGTCATAGCCCTGACCGCAACCGCGTCCCCACCAGTGCGTGACGAAATCGTGAAGCGGCTGGGCATGACGGAACCGGTGGTTCTGGTTCGTGGCTTCGATCGCCCGAACATCAGCCTCGATGTTGTCCGGCATCAGGAGGACAAAGGCAAGCGAAAAGCTGTGATGGAACAGGTAGTCGCGCTTGCCAAGGCGGAGGGACTGGGGCTGCTGTATGCCGCTACCCGCAAGGCCACCGAAAAATACGCGGCCAAACTGACCGAGCATGGTCTCCGCGCCGAGGCCTACCACGCGGGGCGGGCGGACTCTGACCGGGAAAGTATCCACGAGAGATTCCTGGACGATCAACTGGACGTCGTGGTTGCCACTACAGCCTTTGGTATGGGCATAGACAAGCCCAATGTCCGCTTCGTGGTGCATGCGGATATTCCGGAGTCATTGGACTCCTACTACCAGGAAATCGGCCGCGCGGGCCGCGACGGCGAACCGGCCACTGCGATACTGCATTACCGTGCCGAAGACCTGGGGTTGCGTAAGTTCTTCGCCACCCATTCCCCGGACGCGGAGGCGCTCACAGCGGTGCTGAAAGTCATCAAGAACGCGGGCGCACCCGTCCCGAAAACCGCTTTGGTGGAGCTCACCGGCTTCCCCGCCCGCCGCGTCACCGCGCTGGTGAACCAGTTGGAGGAAGCCGGTGCCGTCACAACAGGCAAGCGCGGCACCCGGCTCAGTTCCAAAGCCAAGCTGACCACGCTGGTGGACCGCGCCGTCGAGCTGGCTGAGGCACGGCAACGCGTTGACCAGTCCCGGCTCACCATGATGCGCGCGTACGCCGAGACGGATGCTTGCCGCCGTCAGTTCCTGCTTGGCTACTTTGGGGAGGACCTGCCGGAACCTTGCGGAAACTGTGATGCGTGCGCTGAAATTCACGACGACGCGGGGTCGGGTTCCGCCGGTCACCTCACCTCAACAGCCGAGAACCTGTTCCCGTTGCAGTCCACCGTGATCCACAAAGAGTGGGGTCCGGGTCTGGTGATGCGGCACGAGGACGACGTCATGACTGTTCTGTTCGAACAGGAGGGCTATAAGACGCTGTCCCGTGCTGCCGTCGTGGAGCATGAATTGCTGAAGCCCGCTTAGGTTCCCGTCGCGAACCGCCCGTCAGGTATTGAGTTCCAGCATGAGGGCGGGCAGTTCGTCGGCGAGCTCGCGGGCCAGGAATCCGAGCGGGCCGAGCTTGCTGGCCAGGCGGTCGGCAGCGGCGGCGTGAAGGTGCGTGCCCCAGCAAGCAGCTTGAGCGTCGCTGGTACCGCGCGCGCGGAGCCCCGCAATGGCGCCTGCCAAAACATCGCCGCTGCCGGACGTTCCCAGCCCGCCATAGCCGGTGGTGATCTTCCACAGCGTCGAGTCGTCTGCTGTTTCGGCGCCGGGTCCGGCGATGTATCCCTGACAACTCACCACCGCATCGAACCTGCGAGCGACCTCAGCTACATCAGCTCCAAGATCCCCTACATCCCTGCCCAGGAGTATTCCGGTCTCTGTGGGGTTCGGCGTGAGGATCAGCCGGCCACGCCACGGTTCCAGTACATCCTCAACCTTAACCAGTCCGCCCAAGGCAAAAGCGTCGAGAACGACGGCGGGACCTCCTTCAGTGCCGGGGGCAGCGTGGGACTCCTCCCGCTCCAACAGCGTTCGCAGCAGCGATTCCGCCAGTTCCAGATCGTCCAAGCCTGGCCCGATCAGCATGGCATCGGCGCGCTCCAGGTAGGACGAGATCCGGTCCAACCCCTCACCGGTTAGGGACCCGCTGGCGTTCTCGGGCAGTCCAAGTGCGCCGCACTCCGGCAACGCGACTCCCACCTGCACTGCCACGGATTCGGCAACGGCCAAGGTAATTTTCCCGGCTCCTGCGCGAAGGGCTGAGATTCCGGCCAGCAAAGCCGCGCCAGGGGTCACACGTGCTCCACCGATGACCAGCACGGCACCGCGCGAGTACTTGTCATCTCCCGGTGCCGGCAGCGGCCAGTCACGCAGAAGCGACGGTGTCACCAGCGTGGGTGTGGTGGAGTCACTGGGGGTGGACACTGGCGTCCCCGGCGTGCTCGGTGACAGTGACACCTTGTTCGGTGAGGTGGTCAGCCACGTTGAAGCTTTCCAGTTCCCAAGGCCCCGCACCCGAAGGGCGCACGTACCTTGTGATCGATGCATTCAGCACAGACGTTGTGGCTGCCAAGTCAAGAATTTCCTCCTCGGACATTCCTTCCAAGACGTAACGGACCAGCAGGATGACGGCGTCGTGGCAGACCAGCATCACCCGCTGCCCTGTTCCCAAAGTGTTGAGCTCATCCAGGATTGAGCGTATGCGGAGTGCAACATCGGCCCACGATTCGCCGCCAGGTGGCCGGTAGTACAGCTTGCCCAGCCATAGCCGCCTCTCGGCCTCGTCCGGATATCGGGTCTCCACACCCAAGCGTGTCAACCGGTCCAAGATGCCCAGTTCGCGGTCGCGGAGACGCTCATCGGTGAGAACCTTCACGGGCCAGCCTGCCGTCTCAACTGCGATTTCCGCCGTCTGCAGGGCCCTCGCATAGGGGGAGGAAACAACAGCATCCGGCCGGAGTTCATCGGCGATCCGGGCCAGCGCCGTCCCCAATGCTTTGGCTTGGTCCTGTCCAGTGCCGGAGAGATTTACGTCAGGATCCCTGGCCGGAACATCTATGACCTCGGCTCCAGCCAAACGTGCCTCCGTTGCGGCCACGTTGCCTTCGCTCTCGCCGTGCCGGATCAGGAGCAGCTCGACGGCTCCCGCTTCCTGCACTGCGTCCGTCAGCCCGTCCTCGTTCACAAAGATCACCCTTCCGCGTGCGTTGCCGAATGCAGAACACTACCCACTGCGTACCCACAGGGCCAGAGGATAAACGCTCGACGGCAATCGCGAACCCCTGTTGCCCGGACTTGGAGTGAAGTAAGTTGCTCGCATGGAGGACTCATACCCAGTCATCATTGTCGGTGCCGGTTTCGCAGGCGTGGCAGCAGCCAAGGAGCTCGGGCGCAAGGGCGTTCGCGTCTTGCTGATCGATGCGAACAACTACCACCAGTTCCAGCCGCTCCTCTATCAAGTAGCAACATCGCAAATCGGAGTGTCAGCCATTGCCCGGCCACTGCGTTCCGTTTTCCGCCGCTTCGAAACGGTCAAGGTTCTGACGTCGAAGGTGGACTCCGTCAGCGCCGCCGAGCGAGCGGTCAGGACTGCTGATGGGCGAACCTTGCGGGCGGATATCCTGGTTATCGCGGTTGGGGCGGTCCCGAACTTCTTCAACACACCCGGTGCGGAAGATCATGCGTTCCCGCTGTATTCCGTCACGGATGCGACGAGGCTTGGGACCGGCCTCACCCGGTTGTTGGACCAGGCCGACAGAAACCCCGACGGGTCAGTGGATGTAGTGGTAGTAGGCGGCGGACCTACCGGAGTTGAAACGGCTGGAGCGATGGCCGAAAACGTCAAATACGTTGTGAGTAAGTACTTCTCGCGCGAGCTGGCAGCACGCTGCCGTGTGCATCTGGTGGATATGGTTCCCAGCGTCCTCAACATGTTTTCCAAGAAGTCCCAGAGCTATGCCACTGAGCACTTGAAGAAGGTGGGAGTTCAACTGCACATGGGTGTGGGCGTGACTGAGGTCCGGCACAACGGAGTGACTTTGGCCGACGGGAGCTCCGTGCCCGGACAGATCGTGGTGTGGGCCGGGGGACTCAAAGCGGGCGACCTCATTTCCGGATCCGGCCTTGCCCAGGGGAGAGGCGGACGAATAGATGTCCGTCCGGACCTGACTGCCCCGGACGCGGATGGCGTCTACGTCATTGGAGATGCAGCCAACATCACGGATTCAACAGGGGCAAAGCTACCGCAGCTGGGTTCGGTGGCCCAACAGGCCGGGAAATGGGCGGCGAAGAACATTCTTGCGGACCTCAGCGGGGGCAGTCGAACGCCCTTCCGTTATGTGGACAAGGGCTACATGGCGATGGTGGGGCGTGGCGCCGCGGTGGCAGAGTTGGGTCGCAAGAGAATCCAGTTGCAGGGCATCCTTGCCTTCCTGTCCTGGCTGTTGGTACACCTCGCTCTATTGTCAGGGCTCCAGCAAAAAATCCGTGCCCTGTTCTCCTGGCTTAACGGCTACCTCCTCCACAGCCCTGCGCAGGTAGTGGTCAGCGGGCCGATGGAGAGGGAACCGACGGAACAGGAACCGCCGGGGGCGTTGCCTTCAAAGGAGTCTTGACGAGGACTCGTTTTTGTATTTCCTGTGAGCCAACAATGCGTGTGCAACAAGAAGCATGCCGGCGAGGGCAAACGGAAATACGTTGAAGGGGATGGCTAGCAGGATCAACAGCACTCCGACGGCGGCAGTCACGACGTCGCGGATACGGGGGTGAACAGGACCGCGTACAGGAACTCCGGATTCCAGTTGCCGAGCCAAGTCAGGGTCTTGGATGAAGAGCTCGCGCTCAAGCTGCTGAAGTACCTTGCGCTCCCTTTCTGAAAGTGGCATGGGAGTTCCTCCTAAGCGCTGCGGCTCCTTGATGCGGTTAGCGGGTCAACTGGTTTCCAGGTGAACCTGATGTCCAGCGACTCGATAAGCTAAGCATGCTTAGTATTCAGGTCGCAAGGAGAATTTTTGCTGCAGCAATGAGCTCGGCATTGCCGTCAGCTTGGATTCCTTCTGGGAGCACGAGCGTGTCCTCAAGGCCGATTCTGGTGTCCAAACCCCACCGGGCCGCAAGCTGCAGCGCAGCCCAGGCTGATCGGTCCTCACCATGGAGCAGGGCGGGCGGCTGGACGGCATGCTGGCTATCGGATTGTGCCTGGTCAGTCACCAGATCCAGGAGGCTCTTGGCTTCCGTTTCCACGTTCTCGGCCGGAATGTCTTGAATTTCCACCAGCACCCTCAAACATTTGCCCCGCAGCGGAGAGGAGGCCCACTGACGTGCCGCGTCGGCGTGCCAAATTCCGGCCTCTACGCCGATGCCGCGGGCGTGAAGGGCTTCAGCGACTTCCTCTGCGCCCTCCTCGTGCCAATTTACGGATGCGAAATCAGGAAGCTCGTGCCAGGACTCAATCATCCTCAACCGGGTTGGTGCATCCGGGGAGCTCCAAGCACCTGTTGTCACGCCCAATGGAGTGGCTGGGCAGGCCTTACGGAGAGCAGTCAGCCATGAGGCCAGGCAGTGAGGTTCCAGGGTGTCCTCACCCAGCGGATTCTTGGGGTGGAAGTGCAGAGTGTGGGCGCCGGCAGCCACCGACGCCGCTGCTTCGCGGGCAATGGCGGCCGGATCAGCTGTCAACCGATGGTGCTGTGAGACCTCTCGAGCCCCGTTGATACAAGCCTGTAGCATCACACGGCCCATGTTATGGCTTGCTCCCGGTGCGGCGGGAGACCCGGGGTGACTACCCAAGCTGGGAAGATAGCAGGAAGACCCCGAACAAGGAGCAACATCATGACACTCAAAGAACGCTTGAAAGCCGACGTCGTAGACCACATGAAAGCCGGCAACAAGATTGCCCTCACCACTGTCCGCAACGTGTTGGGCGAGATAACTACCCGCGAGAAGTCCGGAAAGACTCCCGTTGAGCTGGACGACGCCCAGGTGACATCGCTGCTCCAAAAGGAAGCTGCGAAGCGCCGGGACACAGCCCGCATTTACACGGAGGCCGGAGAAACAGACCGTGCAGCGGCCGAAGTCGCTGAGGCGGAGATCATCGAGGCCTACCTGCCAAAGGCCCTCACCCGCGAAGAAGTAGAGGCAATCGTGGACGAGGCAATTGAGGCCCTGAAGGCTGACGGGCAGGAACTTTCCATGCGCTCCATCGGAGCGGTCATGAAGCCCGTCACGGCCAAGGTTGCAGGACGTTTTGACGGCAAGACCGTCAGTGAGATCGTGCGCGGACGCCTGGCCTAGAGGCGCCCGCCATCCAAGCTTGGGGATCAGCGAGCTCAGCTGACCCCAAGCAGCCACCGCAAAGTGTCAGCATTCCGCACGGCGTTACCGCCGCCGTCGTTGTTGAAGTAGGCATAGACATCCTTGCCGGAACCGTCCCACTGCCGAATCCTGTCCGCCCACCATCGGAGATCGTCATCGGAGTATGAGCCACCGTAAAGGTGCTCGTGGTCCGGGCCGTGCAGGCGAATGTACACGAACGGTGCGGTGGCCCGGAGGATGCACGGCAGGTTGGCGCCACTCATAATGCAGTAGGCGGCTCCATGGCGTTCAAGCAAGGCATAGATGTCCGGGTGGTCCCAACTGTCATGCCGAAACTCGACGGTGATGCGGATCCACTCCGGAAACGCGGACAGGAAATAGTCGAGTCGGGCGTCGTCCCGTTCAAATCCTGGTGGCAGCTGGACCAACAGGACCGCTCTTTTGTCGCCTAGTTCGTGCCAGCACCGGACGATCCGTTCCACCCAAACTTCCGGACCGTAGAGTTTCTTGCCGTGCGTGAGGCCCCGCGGTGCTTTCACCGACATGGCAAAGCCAGCCGGAAGCCGTACCCTCCAACTCGCGAACGACGTGTCGCGAGGCCAACGGTAGAAACTCGCATTCAGTTCCACCGTATTGAATCGTGCCGTGTAATGGGCCAGGCGCTTGGACGCCGGAAGGCCCGGGGGATACAGCACGTTCTCCCAATGGTCGTAGCTCCAGCCCGAGGTGCCGATGTGGATGCCCATGGTGTGGATACTAACGGGTTCCGGAGTGGGCTCTACGCCGGCTCCTCGAAGAATTCAGAATTTAATGAAAGAGCTGTGCCTTATATCTGTTTCACTTTCAGTGAGTAAGTGATGGCCCCTCTACTGCCCATATCGTGTACTTGAGCGAGCATGCCGTTGGCGGTCTTTCGTACGGTTACATCGCTCGATGCCGGCAGTGGGCGTTTGATGCTGTCTGCCCAGTACGAAATAATTCCAATTTCCGGTTCGCCGAATGGTTGTTCAATAGCATCAATAATTTCTTCCGTTAACGCGGCAAACCATGTATCATTCCAGAGTTCTCCGATTTCCTCGACGAGGTAGGACAAGCCGGAACTCGAAGGCATGAAGTCGTCATCCCGAGGGAGAAAAGCAATTTCCAACGAGTTCCCTAGGCGAGTATCGGCACCAACTGTCCCAGTCTCGGATACCATCTTGCCGGTAGGTCAGTCGCTGGCTCGCCCGTAGAGCAGCACGGTCAGGCCACCCTTTGTCCAAACCTGCTTGGCGTCGTCCTTCTGAAGAGACGGCTTCAAGTCTGGTCAGGAGGGTGGCGAGGCTTCCGACTGGCGGGAGTTGGCCGAACACCATTGACTGCTATCGGTAGGCTATGCTCCGAACAGTTTCTTGCTGATCCTGGCAAAGACGCCCGGTTCGTCCGAAGAAACGATGACTGCAGGATCCCTGGAAAAATCCGTACCGGAGTCGCTAACTGGTAGGCGCTTGTTGTTCCAGTCAACGGTACCCTGCTCCCGGTTATAGAGCGGTGGAGACATGTGGGCGGTCTCTAGAATAGACAGCATCCAAGGGGGGATGTTTTCTAGCGTCCGCGGAAATGCCAATAACTCGGAGGAGATGACTTCCGCCGTACCTTTGCGTCCTGAAGTTGCCGTTGGCGGTTGAACTTCTTCATCAAAGACTCGAATGGAGCCGGAATTTTGGGGGAATAGATGTACTTGAGCAGTCACCCAGCTTCCGATTCCTGGCTGGTAAGCATCCTTCTTTAGCTCTTTCAACCACATCAGGGCAGATCGGCTAATGCGCTGGTTCGTAGTAAACGTCCATTGTCCAGCAATACGTACATCAACATACCGGTGTGAATAACCAGCAAAGATATACTGGGTAATTAGCACTTCGTCAACATCAGTAAAGTCACCGCCTGAACCCATGCAAACTTTATGAAGATTCAGCAAAGCTTCCTGAACTTTGGTGCTGTTAGTCGAGTTGCTGAAATCAGGCACTTACATATCTCCCTGGACGAGGTTGTCGAATTCTGCAAACTCCGCTCGCCCACCGGCGAATCTGTAATCGACCGTCAGCGAGCTCGGAAGCCCTGGCTTGGGACCCGGGACGGCTTCCACTTCCATATGCAAGTCTATGGTTTGTCCGGCATTGAAGCGTTCTTGGGCCTGGGAGAACAGATCTCTCTCGAGTTGGTAGAACGCCAAGGCGTTGGCATCACTGTTCGGATTGCCGTGGCCTCTGTTCTGGAACATGTGCTGAGCGAGTAGATTGGCGCTCTCACCCGGACCACCAAAAAGCGACGCGATCAAGTGTCCGCCATCATAGGCGGAACCGCCAACCCTCCTGCCCGCTAACAGCTGCTGCCAGGCATTACGATTCATGTCACCCTTGAGGGTTCCAGTGATATGTGCCCCAATGAATTTTGGCTTTGCGAAATCGTCCGTGATAAGCGTGAACGTGTTCTGTAGTCCGCCGTCGACTTGGGCGATGACGTTGTAGGTGACGTTGGGCATGGGTTTGTTCAGTTCGGGGGACCACGCGCCCTTGACGCCTGCGTATGTGTCTACGCGCGTGACTGTGCCGGTGTCGTCGGTGTAGTACTTCTCTACCGTGTTTTCCGTGAGCGCACCTGTGCTGTCCCTCATCACGCTGCGGTGTTCGATGATGTATTCGGTGTTTGGTTTGAGAGTGGTGCGTGCGGCGAAGTTCTCTTTGCGGTGGATCGGGAACGCGCTGTCGCCGTGCCGATAGACGACGGTGTTGGTGACGTTGTCCGGTTTCGCGAAGCACGTTACTTCCAGGGTGCCGGGAGAGGGCTCGGTGACTGGCGTCTGCAGGCGGAAGCGGGCGTAGCTTTCGACGGCGCGACGGTGGTCCTCGATCATGCCGCCCGCAACAGCCTCCATGAGCCGCATCTGGAAAGTAAGGGCCGATGGCGGCCCCAACTCCAGACTGCCGTGGTGGTAGGCGACTACGGCCATGGAGCCCCCGCCGATATCGGCCTGGCGTCAGACAAGTTCACAAGTCACCTGAGAGCGGCTGTGGACAAGTCAGAGTTCCCTCGAAATCAGTGCCTGCCGATGGTCCTCGCCATCAAAGCTTGGAGGTCTTCGGCCACCTTGGCTACCTCGCGCTGCCTGGCGGACCGGCTTGGCTTTGAACCATGAGTGGCTTGGCGGGGCGGCCGGTTGGTGGTGCGGGCTTGGCGGTGGATCTGGGGATCACGCACGGGGGCGTCGGCAGTGACGGCACCCTGCAGGGGATCGTGGAAAAGTGGGAAGTTCATAGTTTCCGATCCTGACAGAAGCGCCCGCATGCCGATATGGACAGGTGCATACGCTAGTCGGGCGCTGCTGTGCAGATGTCCATCGCTGGCTAGGACCGGGCTGGCGCCGAGCCTAGCCCCACAACGCCTTCTTGAGCAGCGTCCTCAATTGCACGTTCTCTTCCTCACTCAGCGCCGCGAGCTGGGTCTGCTCGCATACTTCCAGCGCCGCCCGCGCCTTGTTGTGGATCCGCCGGCCCTCAGTTGTGGAGACGATGATCTTGGCCCGACGGTCCTGCTTGCCTTGGGCTCGTTTGACGAGCCCGCGGTGCTCGAGGTCGTCCACAAGGCTGACCACTTGGCTGGGGTCCAGGCTGAGGAAATCGGCGAGCTCACGTTGCGTGGGTTCCAAGCCGCTGCACGCGAGGGTCAGCACGGAAAATGACCGTTCCCGGAGTCCGTAATCAGCCAAGGCCTTGTTGTTGAGGAGTGAACCTGTGGCGTGAAGTTTGGCCAGTAACAGGCCCACATCGCTGCCGATTTTTGCTGCCGACAGGCGCGGGGTTTCCACTTCGGTGCTTTGCGGGCCCATGACAACTCCAATAGTAATGAAAAACAATCGTTGACTTTTTCAATGATCCGTATTCTCATTGATCATGACAAGGATCTCACGATGCAGTGGGATCGGCCTCACCGGCTCCAGCCGGTTACTGCATGCGAAGGAGCACGCCATGAGCTTGAACGGCAAGGTTGCAATCGTCACCGGGAGTGGACAGGGTCTTGGACTCGCTTACGCGAAGGAACTCGCCCGGCGGGGTGCCGCCGTCGTGATCAACGACGTGAACGCTGAGACCGCTGCGGAAGCCGTTGCGCAGATTGAGGCCGACGGCGGCCGGGCCACCGCCGTGGTGGTTCCAGTGGGCACCACGGACGCCGCCAAAGCGCTGGTTGCGGGCGCTGTTGAAGCCTTCGGCCGGCTGGACATCCTGGTCACCAACGCCGGGATCCTGCGGGACAAGAGCCTGTTGAAGATGACGGACGAGGATTTTGACCTGGTGATCAACGTGCACCTCAAGGGTACGTTCACCTGTGTGCGTGAGGCGTTCGCGTACTTCAAGGAAAACAACATCGCGGGTCGGATCATCACCATCGGGTCACCGACGGGCCAGCGCGGAAACTTCGGGCAGAGCAACTACGCAGCGGCGAAGGCCGGCATCGTGGGCATGGTCCGAACCTGGGCGCTGGAGATGAAGAAGGCCGGCGTGACGGTCAATTCGGTGATTCCGGTGGCGGCGACAGCGATGACCAAGACGGTCCCGTACTTCCAGAAGGCCGTAGAAGCCGAGGAACGCGGCGAGGCCATGCCGTCCTTCTTCCGCCACGACCTCGGCTTCGGAACGGCCGACGACGTCGCGGGGCTAATCGCGTTCCTTGCCTCTGACGCGGCTGCGGGAGTGACCGGCCAAGCGATCGGTGCCGGCGGTGACCGGCTTCAGGTCTGGACGCAC
This genomic interval from Paenarthrobacter aurescens TC1 contains the following:
- a CDS encoding oxidoreductase, short chain dehydrogenase/reductase family (identified by match to protein family HMM PF00106), whose amino-acid sequence is MSLNGKVAIVTGSGQGLGLAYAKELARRGAAVVINDVNAETAAEAVAQIEADGGRATAVVVPVGTTDAAKALVAGAVEAFGRLDILVTNAGILRDKSLLKMTDEDFDLVINVHLKGTFTCVREAFAYFKENNIAGRIITIGSPTGQRGNFGQSNYAAAKAGIVGMVRTWALEMKKAGVTVNSVIPVAATAMTKTVPYFQKAVEAEERGEAMPSFFRHDLGFGTADDVAGLIAFLASDAAAGVTGQAIGAGGDRLQVWTHPTAATTEYRDGGWSYEALQESAGSLFGAEALQSFGEEFLPLPEELRPEPVAVPSQAR